In Puntigrus tetrazona isolate hp1 chromosome 7, ASM1883169v1, whole genome shotgun sequence, the following are encoded in one genomic region:
- the LOC122348007 gene encoding mucin-5B-like: protein MTSLTPTTLRTNTLTPTPGCNCHWSDWNDFGGPTTGPEGGEIVPMGSINDNYHSVCSVSKEVECRAKDYPGIPLSQLGQTVKCNMKDGLVCLNKLQGLSQQCYDYEIRVFCCDENCGNITTQSSSIAVTTVSSASVHTSPRPTSTVQSSSTVTNIFTDLSTSSTASPSPTFSVNMPIPSDSKSTTTGTASTKMIATSSISSTSIFLRKTTALTTQSSLTGKSLPTTPTRFPTDTPVPRFSTGITTPLIKTSTVKNSSIITSISPSPTTKTSSATPTMTSLTPTTLRTNTLTPTPGCNCHWSDWNDFGGPTTGPDGGEIVPMGSINDNYHSVCSVSKEHIAKPNNKNIFCNSNNDFSNTYNIENKHTYPYSWM from the exons ATGACTTCTCTAACACCTACAACATTGAGAACAAACACACTTACCCCTACTCCTGGATGTAATTGTCATTGGTCAGACTGGAATGACTTTGGTGGACCAACAACAGGTCCTGAGGGTGGAGAAATAGTTCCTATGGGAAGTATAAATGACAATTATCACAGTGTTTGCTCAGTGTCAAAGGAGGTAGAATGTCGTGCAAAAGATTATCCAGGAATTCCTCTTTCACAGCTTGGCCAAACCGTGAAATGCAATATGAAAGATGGACTTGTTTGCTTAAATAAACTCCAAGGCCTATCGCAACAGTGCTATGACTATGAGATTAGAGTATTCTGTTGTGATGAAAATTGTGGCAACATCACAACACAGTCCTCAAGTATAGCTGTTACAACAGTGTCATCTGCAAGTGTACATACATCACCACGTCCCACATCAACGGTCCAAAGTTCTTCCACCGTTACAAACATATTCACAGATCTGTCAACAAGTTCTACTGCTTCACCTTCACCAACCTTTTCTGTCAATATGCCTATACCAAGTGATAGCAAATCGACAACTACAGGAACAGCTTCAACAAAGATGATTGCTACGTCTTCGATTTCTTCAACAAGCATCTTTTTACGAAAAACGACAGCTCTGACCACTCAGAGTTCCCTAACTGGTAAAAGCTTACCTACAACTCCAACAAGATTTCCCACAGATACACCTGTACCAAGATTTTCAACTGGCATAACTACAccactgattaaaacatcaaccGTCAAGAATTCCTCCATTATTACTAGCATATCGCCAAgcccaacaacaaaaacatcttctGCAACTCCAACAATGACTTCTCTAACACCTACAACATTGAGAACAAACACACTTACCCCTACTCCTGGATGTAATTGTCATTGGTCAGACTGGAATGACTTTGGTGGACCAACAACAGGTCCTGATGGTGGAGAAATAGTTCCTATGGGAAGTATAAATGACAATTATCACAGTGTTTGCTCAGTGTCAAAGGAG CATATCGCCAAgcccaacaacaaaaacatcttctGCAACTCCAACAATGACTTCTCTAACACCTACAACATTGAGAACAAACACACTTACCCCTACTCCTGGATGTAA